One Setaria viridis chromosome 3, Setaria_viridis_v4.0, whole genome shotgun sequence DNA window includes the following coding sequences:
- the LOC117850602 gene encoding glucan endo-1,3-beta-glucosidase GV — MGGVGRVRRWISCTLLITAIFLSFDHQQACAAGAYGVCYGFIGDNLPSRAEVVQLYKSRNISSMRIYHPDPEALAALRGSGIALVLDVGGVDAVRALAGSAAAAAAWVEANVQAYYPDVLIRYVAVGNEVPAGDDAAGLILPAMRNVRAALAAAGLAGTVRVSTAVRMDVITDSFPPSRGVFSASAGRHMPPVARFLADTGAPLLANVYPYFAYRDNPRDIALAYATFQPGAAAVRDGGSGLAYTNLFAAMVDAIHAALEKAGAPGVGVVVSESGWPSAGGFAATVENARRYNQGLIDQAYRGTPKRPGVLETYVFAMFNENQKPGDPTERNFGLFYPNKQPVYPIIFPN, encoded by the coding sequence ATGGGAGGTGTTGGTCGTGTTCGCCGATGGATATCTTGCACGCTGCTCATCACTGCCATCTTCCTCTCCTTTGATCACCAGCAGGCCTGTGCCGCGGGCGCGTACGGTGTCTGCTACGGCTTCATCGGCGACAACCTGCCGTCGCGGGCGGAGGTGGTGCAGCTCTACAAGTCCCGCAACATCAGCTCCATGCGCATCTACCACCCTGACCCGGAGGCCCTCGCGGCGCTGCGCGGCAGCGGCATCGCCCTCGTCCTCGACGTGGGCGGCGTGGACGCGgtccgcgccctcgccggcagcgccgccgcggcggccgcctggGTCGAGGCCAACGTCCAGGCCTACTACCCGGACGTCCTCATCCGGTACGTCGCCGTCGGCAACGAGgtccccgccggcgacgacgccgcggGGCTCATCCTCCCGGCCATGCGGAACGTGCGCGCCGcgctcgcggcggcggggctcgcggGCACCGTCAGGGTGTCCACGGCGGTCCGGATGGACGTGATCACCGACTCCTTCCCACCGTCGCGCGGCGTGTTCAGCGCCAGCGCGGGGCGGCACATGCCGCCCGTCGCGCGGTTCCTGGCCGACACCGGcgcgccgctgctcgccaacgTGTACCCCTACTTCGCCTACAGGGACAACCCGCGCGACATCGCGCTCGCCTACGCGACGTTCCagccgggcgcggccgccgtgagggacggcggcagcgggctGGCCTACACGAACCTCTTCGCCGCCATGGTGGACGCCATCCACGCCGCGCTTGAGAAGGCCGGGGCGCCGGGGGTCGGGGTCGTCGTGTCGGAGAGTGGGTGGCCGTCGGCGGGAGGGTTCGCGGCGACCGTGGAGAATGCGCGGAGGTACAACCAGGGCCTGATCGACCAGGCATACCGGGGCACGCCCAAGAGGCCCGGGGTGCTGGAGACGTACGTGTTCGCCATGTTCAACGAGAACCAGAAGCCCGGGGATCCGACGGAGAGGAACTTTGGGCTCTTCTACCCTAACAAGCAGCCTGTATACCCGATTATCTTCCCCAATTAG
- the LOC117849777 gene encoding periodic tryptophan protein 2 translates to MNYRFQNLLGAPYRGGDAVFAGDSSVLLSAVGNRVASTDLAASSSLTFPFESSSNVTRLAVSPSGDFLLAADDNGRALYANLRRRAVLHRVSFKGAPSAVRFSPDGQLIAVAVGKVVQIWRSPGFRKEFFPFHLLRTFPGFAAGVTAFDWSPDSAFLLASCKDLTARLLPVKNGLGGKPFLFLGHRAAVVGSFFATDKKTGRVKGVYTVSKDGAIFTWNLVEGNEDNDTSPPPSPGTPEQQLEQNDAMELDGGSRKRKNLGELGKSNTTPLHLAKWELQEKHFFMQSPAKLTACDYHRELGMVVVGFSNGVFGLYQMPDFVCLHLLSISREKITTAIFNSLGNWLVFGCAKLGQLLVWEWRSESYILKQQGHYFDVNCIAYSPDSQLLATGADDNKVKVWTVSSGFCFITFSEHTNAVTAVHFMANNHSLLSASLDGTIRAWDLFRYRNFRTFTTPSPRQFVSLTADQSGEVICAGTLDSFEIFVWSMKTGRLLDVLSGHEGPVHGLMFSPINAILASSSWDKTVLLWDVFESKGAVETFQHSHDVLTLAYRPDGRQIACSTLDGLIHFWDPSDGLLMYTIEGRRDIAGGRLMTDRRSAANTSIGKYFTTLCYSADGSYILAGGNTKYICMYDVGEQVLLRRFQITRNLSLDGVLDFLNSKKMTDAGALDLIDDEDSDVEEGIDQQTRGNLGLGLPGSMANRGRPIARTKSVKFAPTGRSFAAATTDGVLLYSVDESFIFDPTDLDIDVTPEKVEEALAENQHQRALILSLRLNEDSLIKKCIFAVDPSNVRAICAAIPYKYLKRLIDVFAELLESCPHLEFILMWPQELCKVHGHYIQQNSRTLLPALKSLQKSITRLHQDMADTCSSNEYLLRYLCSAGTKN, encoded by the exons ATGAACTACCGCTTCCAGAACCTCCTCGGCGCGCCgtaccgcggcggcgacgccgtctTCGCCGGCGATTCCTCCGTCCTCCTCTCCGCGGTCGGCAACCGCGTCGCCTCCACCgacctcgccgcctcctcctccctcacctTCCCCTTCGAGTCCTCCTCCAACGTCACCCGTCTCGCCGTCTCTCCCTCGGGCGACTTCCTCCTCGCGGCCGATGATAACGGTCGCGCGCTCTACGCcaacctccgccgccgcgccgtcctccACCGCGTCTCCTTTAAGGGCGCGCCGTCAGCCGTCCGCTTCAGCCCCGACGGCCAGCTCATCGCCGTGGCCGTCGGGAAGGTCGTGCAGATCTGGCGGTCGCCGGGGTTCCGTAAGGAGTTCTTCCCCTTCCACCTTCTCCGCACCTTCCCGGGTTTCGCCGCCGGCGTCACAGCATTCGATTGGTCTCCGGACTCCGCATTCCTCCTCGCGTCCTGCAAGGACCTGACAGCTCGGCTCTTGCCTGTAAAGAATGGACTAGGAGGCAAGCCCTTCCTTTTCCTTGGCCACCGCGCAGCTGTTGTGGGCTCCTTCTTTGCCACGGATAAGAAGACAGGGAGAGTTAAGGGGGTTTATACAGTCTCCAAGGATGGGGCTATCTTTACATGGAATTTGGTGGAAGGAAATGAAGACAATGATACTTCACCTCCACCATCACCAGGGACGCCAGAGCAGCAGTTGGAACAGAATGATGCCATGGAACTGGATGGCGGGAGCAGGAAAAGGAAGAATTTGGGAGAATTGGGAAAATCGAACACGACTCCACTGCATTTGGCAAAGTGGGAGCTGCAGGAAAAGCACTTCTTTATGCAGTCACCGGCTAAGTTAACAGCATGTGATTACCACCGTGAGCTCGGCATGGTGGTTGTTGGATTCTCTAATGGAGTATTTGGGCTGTACCAGATGCCAGACTTTGTGTGCCTCCACTTGCTGTCAATATCAAGGGAAAAGATTACCACTGCTATTTTCAACAGTTTGGGTAATTGGCTTGTATTTGGGTGCGCCAAACTTGGGCAGCTGCTGGTGTGGGAGTGGCGGTCGGAGAGCTACATTCTGAAGCAGCAGGGGCACTACTTTGATGTGAATTGCATTGCATACTCGCCAGATTCTCAGTTACTGGCCACTGGAGCTGATGATAACAAAGTGAAG GTCTGGACAGTTTCTTCTGGGTTCTGTTTCATAACATTTTCGGAGCATACAAATGCTGTTACTGCAGTTCATTTTATGGCCAATAACCATTCTCTTCTAAGTGCCTCACTTGATGGGACCATCCGAGCGTGGGATTTGTTCCGCTATCGCAACTTCAGAACATTTACCACCCCTTCACCTAGGCAGTTTGTTTCTTTAACTGCAGACCAGAGTGGGGAAGTAATATGTGCTGGAACACTTGATTCATTTGAG ATATTTGTTTGGTCAATGAAAACTGGTCGATTGTTGGATGTACTTAGTGGCCATGAAGGACCAGTGCATGGTCTAATGTTTTCACCAATCAAT GCTATCCTGGCTTCATCATCATGGGACAAAACTGTTCTCCTTTGGGATGTATTTGAGAGCAAGGGTGCGGTGGAAACTTTTCAGCACTCGCATGATGTTCTTACTCTGGCTTATCGACCTGATGGAAGGCAGATAGCATGCAGTACTTTAGATGGCCTAATCCATTTTTGGGACCCATCTGATGGTTTGTTGATGTATACAATTGAGGGCCGCAGGGATATTGCTGGGGGCCGCCTCATGACTGACAGGAGATCTGCTGCTAATACAAGTATAGGGAAGTACTTCACTACGTTGTGCTATTCTGCTGATGGAAGTTATATTTTAGCTGGAGGAAACACCAAATATATTTGCATGTATGATGTTGGAGAACAG GTGCTGTTGCGTAGATTCCAGATCACTCGCAATCTCTCATTGGATGGAGTTCTCGATTTTCTGAATTCAAAAAAGATGACAGATGCTGGTGCACTAGATCTCATTGATGATGAGGACAGTGATGTTGAAGAAGGAATTGATCAACAAACAAGAGGAAACTTAGGGCTTGGTTTACCTGGATCAATGGCAAATCGTGGAAGACCCATAGCTCGGACAAAAAGTGTTAAGTTCGCTCCAACTGGAAGATCTTTTGCTGCAGCTACCACAGATGGTGTTTTATTGTACTCAGTTGATGAATCATTTATTTTTGATCCAACAGACCTTGACATTGATGTTACACCTGAG AAAGTAGAGGAAGCTCTTGCAGAAAACCAACACCAGAGAGCCCTTATACTTAGCCTTCGGTTAAACGAGGACTCCTTAATTAAAAAGTGTATATTCGCTGTGGATCCATCCAATGTAAGAGCAATTTGTGCTGCAATTCCTTACAAGTATCTCAAAAGATTGATCGATGTATTCGCTGAACTTTTGGAAAGTTGTCCCCATCTGGAATTTATCCTCATGTGGCCTCAG GAGCTATGTAAGGTTCATGGTCACTATATTCAACAGAACTCCAGAACCTTGCTTCCTGCTCTGAAATCGTTGCAGAAGTCTATAACAAGACTGCATCAGGATATGGCAGACACTTGCTCTTCTAACGAGTACTTGTTGAGATATCTGTGCTCTGCTGGTACAAAGAATTAG